One Eubacteriales bacterium mix99 genomic window carries:
- a CDS encoding secondary thiamine-phosphate synthase enzyme YjbQ: MVYRETFSVQSNNRVCTFHNVTAQTRVIAARSGIRNGIVVVYSHHTTCSVITQECAFDLSVTGLETLQQDLVDVMENLVPTCCREGIYLHPGPKALKFAKEHGEDARGCHNTDAHIRSSIIGRNVTVVMIDGKLDLGEYGFIYFIDFDQTRARERTVQVMIIGDAG, translated from the coding sequence ATGGTATATCGGGAAACTTTTTCGGTACAATCCAACAACCGGGTCTGCACATTCCATAATGTGACCGCTCAAACCAGGGTTATTGCGGCAAGATCCGGCATCCGAAACGGCATAGTCGTTGTTTATTCCCATCATACGACCTGCAGCGTCATTACGCAGGAATGCGCCTTTGATCTGTCTGTGACAGGGCTGGAGACGCTGCAGCAGGATCTGGTGGACGTGATGGAGAATCTTGTCCCCACATGCTGCAGGGAGGGAATATATCTGCATCCCGGCCCCAAAGCCCTGAAATTTGCGAAAGAACATGGGGAGGACGCCCGGGGATGCCATAATACGGATGCCCATATTCGTTCCTCCATTATCGGAAGGAACGTGACCGTGGTGATGATCGACGGGAAATTGGATCTGGGAGAATATGGATTTATATACTTTATTGATTTTGACCAGACACGTGCCCGGGAACGGACGGTACAGGTAATGATTATTGGCGACGCCGGGTGA
- a CDS encoding AraC family transcriptional regulator: MSRNTGTGKKSVLLRFFLSYLYLLVFTLLISSLFHLQTANILKKENNRANNAILKQFSNALEDKFLSMSELAVQAYIGAQSELQSQNNLSSYERYRICKNLNQLNTAAQTNIENLFIYYSEQRYIAGLKSSVPADIFYEAYYRKNGFSMEEWNNALRTSSGFTAFPAKTGAISIAFVYSPFQQGKKERDKVFVCFNPSRLRSILCNSKWESNGAFLVFNGNGNLLTSTDSAYNDMNLRSYFDRNGFFDMKHDGKEYTCKIIQSAKTDCYYASVTPKAVAVKPVTDFRNKVLLFSVLLFCVGMWIAYILSRQNYAPLKKLIDWVDEKAMYDPKSFETGNEIDILEKVLQLSFQDQENLIVQIQNKKKDLLQSSIRNLLCDTSSPTQGNSIQDIFAKNDIPLLSDQYAVILINTDEKYSHPAVTEALDTGNLFTAMTTNTMDKLSGNDFQGFVVPMDKEQCALLINFAPLIRETIMQETLLFIAREVKTSLKSSFGMPLTISLSNIHTENEENDGIQQAFQEAQYAMEYRLTIGFNQIIPYQEKQEDGSIYTFSFQTDHFISLFLKEPRSSGEIGQFVSALFTNKNIDSHVSPGIAKDFIYDVSGSLSKAVTEKMMDADTEWKKGIFYRLLQCDTLTQFRSELIDILNKYQEYLHKKPELYSVGAQIKTFISRNFSDPALSLNALSSEFNLSTSHLSRTFKETNGISISDYISICRITHARELLRDSDKTVQQIAAETGFLSSSVFIRVFKKAEGVTPGSYRKLENQKRA; encoded by the coding sequence ATGAGCAGGAACACAGGCACCGGAAAGAAAAGCGTATTGCTTCGCTTTTTTCTGTCCTATTTGTATCTCCTTGTTTTTACGCTGTTGATCAGCTCCCTATTTCATCTTCAAACAGCAAATATATTGAAAAAGGAGAATAACAGGGCAAACAACGCGATTTTGAAGCAATTCAGCAATGCATTGGAAGACAAGTTCCTGTCCATGTCCGAATTGGCCGTCCAGGCTTACATTGGAGCCCAATCGGAGCTTCAAAGCCAGAACAATCTGTCATCCTATGAAAGATATCGGATCTGCAAAAACCTGAATCAACTGAATACAGCGGCACAGACAAATATAGAAAACCTATTTATCTACTATTCGGAGCAGCGCTATATTGCAGGGTTAAAAAGCTCCGTTCCGGCCGATATCTTCTATGAAGCGTACTACCGTAAAAATGGGTTCTCCATGGAGGAATGGAACAATGCCCTGCGAACCTCAAGCGGCTTCACGGCTTTTCCTGCCAAAACCGGCGCCATAAGTATCGCTTTTGTTTACTCGCCGTTTCAGCAGGGAAAAAAAGAACGGGACAAGGTATTTGTATGCTTTAATCCATCCAGACTCCGAAGTATATTGTGCAACAGCAAATGGGAGAGCAACGGAGCATTTCTTGTATTCAACGGCAACGGTAATCTGTTGACGTCCACGGATTCTGCCTACAATGATATGAATCTGAGATCGTATTTTGACAGGAACGGCTTTTTCGATATGAAACATGACGGAAAAGAATACACCTGTAAGATTATTCAATCCGCAAAAACAGACTGTTATTACGCATCCGTAACACCAAAAGCGGTTGCTGTGAAACCGGTTACGGATTTCCGAAACAAAGTATTGCTGTTCAGCGTATTGCTTTTCTGTGTCGGAATGTGGATTGCCTATATCCTGTCCAGGCAAAACTATGCACCACTGAAAAAATTGATTGACTGGGTGGACGAAAAAGCCATGTATGATCCGAAAAGCTTTGAGACAGGAAACGAAATTGATATATTGGAAAAGGTATTGCAATTAAGCTTCCAGGATCAGGAAAATTTAATTGTGCAGATCCAAAACAAAAAAAAGGACTTGCTGCAATCCTCCATTCGCAATCTGCTCTGTGATACGTCTTCCCCCACACAGGGAAATTCCATACAGGATATCTTTGCAAAAAATGATATTCCTCTCCTGTCGGATCAATATGCTGTCATCCTGATCAATACGGATGAAAAATACAGCCATCCCGCAGTGACAGAAGCATTGGACACCGGAAATCTTTTTACGGCAATGACAACCAATACAATGGATAAATTGTCTGGAAATGACTTTCAGGGTTTCGTTGTACCAATGGACAAAGAGCAATGTGCACTGCTCATAAACTTTGCCCCATTAATCCGGGAAACAATCATGCAGGAGACTTTGCTGTTCATTGCAAGGGAAGTAAAAACATCCCTGAAATCAAGCTTTGGAATGCCCCTGACGATCAGTCTCAGTAATATACATACGGAAAATGAAGAAAATGATGGCATCCAACAGGCTTTCCAGGAAGCCCAATACGCAATGGAGTACCGGTTGACCATCGGATTCAACCAGATTATTCCCTATCAGGAGAAACAAGAGGACGGTTCAATCTATACTTTTTCCTTTCAAACCGATCATTTTATCAGTCTGTTTCTCAAAGAGCCCAGGAGCTCCGGGGAAATCGGCCAATTTGTTTCCGCACTTTTTACCAATAAGAATATTGATTCCCATGTTTCCCCTGGCATTGCAAAGGATTTCATCTACGATGTTTCCGGAAGCCTGTCCAAAGCAGTAACTGAAAAAATGATGGATGCCGATACGGAATGGAAGAAGGGAATCTTTTATCGCTTGCTGCAATGTGATACCTTGACCCAGTTCCGCAGCGAACTCATCGATATTTTGAATAAGTATCAGGAATATCTGCACAAAAAGCCTGAATTATATTCTGTCGGGGCACAGATAAAAACTTTTATCAGCCGGAACTTTTCGGATCCTGCTCTCAGCCTGAACGCCTTAAGCAGTGAATTCAACCTTTCCACATCCCACCTGTCCCGAACGTTCAAGGAAACAAACGGCATCAGTATTTCAGACTATATCAGCATATGCCGGATCACTCATGCCAGGGAGCTGCTGAGAGATTCGGATAAGACCGTCCAGCAGATTGCGGCAGAAACGGGCTTTTTGAGCAGCAGTGTATTTATCCGGGTATTTAAAAAAGCAGAGGGAGTTACGCCGGGCTCTTACCGTAAGCTGGAAAATCAGAAACGGGCCTGA
- a CDS encoding M20 family metallopeptidase, translated as MKNMEQKVLSYIDRHGENLDHLLSRLIRIPSVNYSSHGDEERCEGLIMDEFRSLGLQTEKYYPDHVPGVTKSSGYLPGRGTDRRPNFSAVYHAPHGTKRVMLASHTDVMPAGDPAQWSVDPFGGVIRDGRIYGRGANDNKFGIASSVIALRAIRECGIELENDVVLEAYCDEEYGGGNGALGASLKHRCDAIVNTDGGNYEIWSCSMGGQIMEISVEALQPQDSSTLAVDALLVVREELRLFINNRYAELKANRYFAGTDMERSAFRFYEFLAGDGGIGCNLEQGKLSFVFYTDKPQEEIKEELEETTARIRGRLERMGVRTGGFYPLTRFFHCLSLPDEEETLQTLKQAAEEVSGSPVRISGACLSDLSVFLKYGSPVSLNFGLVRDFRLYGGAHQFDEFVEQKELREHCKALALFLLRWCGAHEQEGNA; from the coding sequence ATGAAGAATATGGAACAAAAGGTCCTATCCTACATCGATCGGCATGGAGAGAATCTGGATCATCTATTGTCACGCCTGATACGGATTCCTTCCGTCAACTACAGCAGTCACGGGGATGAGGAGAGATGTGAAGGCCTGATTATGGACGAATTCCGGAGCCTGGGCCTGCAGACGGAGAAATATTATCCCGATCATGTACCCGGTGTTACGAAAAGCTCCGGATACCTGCCCGGCCGCGGCACGGACCGGCGGCCGAACTTCAGCGCAGTGTACCATGCCCCTCATGGTACGAAAAGGGTTATGCTGGCATCGCATACGGATGTCATGCCAGCGGGGGATCCGGCGCAGTGGAGCGTGGATCCTTTTGGCGGAGTGATCAGGGATGGCCGGATCTATGGACGTGGAGCCAACGACAACAAATTCGGAATTGCCAGCTCGGTTATCGCTTTGCGGGCAATTCGGGAGTGCGGGATTGAATTGGAAAACGATGTAGTCCTGGAGGCATACTGCGATGAAGAATACGGCGGCGGCAACGGTGCACTGGGGGCGAGTCTGAAGCACCGCTGCGATGCCATTGTCAATACGGACGGCGGCAACTATGAAATCTGGAGTTGTTCCATGGGCGGGCAGATTATGGAAATCAGTGTGGAAGCGCTGCAGCCGCAAGATTCCTCCACGCTGGCAGTGGATGCGCTGCTGGTCGTGCGGGAGGAATTGCGGTTATTTATCAATAATAGATATGCGGAATTGAAGGCGAACCGTTATTTTGCCGGAACAGATATGGAGCGCTCCGCATTTCGGTTCTATGAATTTCTGGCAGGGGACGGAGGCATCGGCTGCAATCTGGAACAGGGCAAGCTGAGTTTTGTGTTTTATACGGACAAACCACAGGAGGAAATCAAGGAGGAGCTGGAGGAAACAACTGCCCGGATCCGGGGAAGATTGGAACGGATGGGCGTCCGAACCGGCGGATTTTATCCACTGACCCGGTTTTTTCATTGCCTGTCCCTTCCCGATGAGGAGGAAACCCTGCAGACTTTGAAACAGGCAGCGGAAGAAGTATCCGGAAGTCCGGTCAGGATCTCCGGTGCCTGTCTCTCCGACCTGTCAGTGTTTCTGAAGTACGGATCGCCGGTAAGCTTAAATTTCGGTCTGGTAAGGGATTTCAGGCTCTATGGCGGCGCTCATCAATTCGACGAATTCGTGGAGCAGAAAGAACTGCGGGAACACTGCAAAGCCCTTGCTTTGTTCCTGCTGCGCTGGTGTGGTGCCCATGAGCAGGAAGGGAATGCCTGA
- a CDS encoding FGGY family carbohydrate kinase gives MFVIGLDIGTTCVKALILARDGRIAASGSRELKLFSNGCHMEQRAEDWMEAATAAVREALRGIGGSQVEAISLSTQGASTVALDRDGKTIGNALTWMDSRSVEEAAELERKLSNEYIYGATGWKANPSLDAAKIMHMKKQPRYGKASSFLSTLEFMNRFLTGSAVIDPTNAAMRQLYHIGNGCWDSRILEASGIREQELTPVLPSGAEVGKLCKNAADLMGLKTGIPVFNGLHDQYCAAVGAGAVHEGDMLLSAGTAWVLLGVGTKPLKTKSFIAAGKHPVDGLYGSLASLICSGGSLQWYRNHFLREDFGEMDREVAKRKDEDLCFYPYLAGAAYPIWNPKAKGAFTGITLAHDRFDFARAIMEGVTFGAKRGLEDFANNGFAVRRLILVGGAAKSRIWCQMISDITETPVLRLNQTELCAVGAGMIAACGLGWYDGYETAAKTITHVEHVYEPIPENLPYYEKKYTKFRKMRDGMQNDSEGSAG, from the coding sequence ATGTTTGTGATCGGACTGGATATCGGAACAACTTGTGTCAAGGCTCTTATCCTGGCAAGGGACGGGCGGATTGCCGCTTCCGGCAGCCGGGAATTGAAGCTTTTCAGTAACGGATGCCATATGGAGCAGCGGGCGGAGGATTGGATGGAGGCCGCCACGGCGGCAGTGCGGGAAGCTCTGAGAGGGATTGGCGGCAGTCAGGTGGAAGCCATTTCTCTGTCCACACAGGGCGCTAGCACGGTGGCCCTGGATCGGGACGGCAAAACCATCGGAAACGCCCTGACCTGGATGGACAGCCGTTCGGTTGAGGAAGCTGCTGAGCTGGAGAGAAAGCTTTCCAACGAGTATATTTATGGGGCGACGGGCTGGAAGGCCAATCCTTCCCTGGATGCCGCTAAAATCATGCATATGAAGAAACAGCCCCGGTATGGGAAGGCGTCTTCGTTTCTTTCCACTTTGGAATTCATGAACCGTTTCCTTACCGGCAGTGCTGTGATCGATCCCACCAATGCCGCAATGCGGCAGCTGTATCACATCGGGAACGGGTGCTGGGACAGTAGAATACTGGAGGCATCCGGTATCCGCGAACAGGAACTGACGCCGGTGCTGCCCTCCGGCGCAGAAGTGGGAAAGCTTTGTAAAAACGCTGCGGATCTTATGGGACTGAAAACCGGCATTCCGGTTTTTAATGGCCTGCACGACCAATATTGCGCCGCCGTCGGAGCCGGCGCCGTCCATGAGGGGGACATGCTGCTTTCTGCGGGTACGGCATGGGTACTGCTGGGAGTCGGCACAAAGCCCCTGAAAACAAAAAGCTTTATCGCGGCAGGCAAACACCCCGTCGACGGGCTTTACGGTTCACTGGCGTCTTTGATTTGTTCCGGCGGGTCCCTGCAATGGTATCGGAATCATTTCCTTCGGGAGGATTTTGGAGAGATGGACCGGGAAGTCGCAAAGCGTAAGGATGAGGATCTGTGCTTTTATCCCTACCTGGCGGGAGCGGCGTATCCCATCTGGAACCCGAAAGCCAAGGGCGCGTTTACCGGCATTACCCTGGCCCACGACCGGTTTGACTTTGCCAGGGCCATCATGGAAGGCGTGACTTTCGGCGCAAAACGTGGGCTGGAGGATTTTGCCAATAACGGGTTCGCCGTCCGCCGGCTTATCCTGGTGGGCGGAGCTGCTAAAAGCCGCATATGGTGCCAGATGATATCGGATATTACAGAGACTCCGGTCCTTCGTCTGAACCAGACGGAGTTGTGCGCCGTCGGCGCCGGTATGATTGCCGCCTGCGGCCTGGGCTGGTATGACGGATATGAAACCGCAGCAAAGACGATCACTCATGTGGAGCATGTGTATGAACCGATTCCGGAGAATCTGCCGTATTATGAGAAAAAGTATACAAAATTCCGGAAGATGCGGGATGGTATGCAAAACGATTCGGAAGGATCAGCTGGGTAA
- a CDS encoding fructose-6-phosphate aldolase, producing the protein MIYLLDTANIKDIERLTDLYPIEGVTTNPTIVSKSNFKLRELIREIRRVIGEEKMLHVQTISDKAEDIIQEALHLRDLAGGNFYVKIPATPQGIKAIRHLKEMNFHVTATAIFTQQQGLLAARAGADYIAPYVNRLDNISSHGVDVVADLVHLFHFYGLRAQILAASFKNVDQIYHVSIAGSHAVTIRPELFDQMMYHPLTEQSVNQFKKDAESCYDIFPQKRVIL; encoded by the coding sequence ATGATCTATTTGCTGGATACAGCAAATATCAAGGATATAGAACGGCTGACAGACCTGTATCCTATAGAAGGAGTAACTACAAATCCAACCATTGTATCAAAGAGCAATTTCAAGCTCAGAGAACTGATCCGGGAAATCCGACGTGTGATCGGTGAGGAAAAAATGCTTCATGTGCAGACGATCAGTGATAAAGCAGAAGATATCATCCAGGAAGCTTTGCATTTACGGGATTTGGCAGGCGGCAACTTTTATGTAAAAATACCTGCTACACCGCAGGGTATCAAAGCCATCCGCCATTTGAAAGAGATGAATTTTCATGTAACGGCAACAGCAATATTTACCCAGCAGCAAGGATTGCTTGCCGCCAGGGCAGGTGCGGATTATATCGCTCCGTATGTAAACCGGCTGGACAATATCTCATCCCATGGAGTGGATGTTGTCGCGGATCTGGTACATTTATTCCATTTTTATGGGCTGAGAGCGCAGATACTGGCAGCAAGCTTTAAGAATGTCGATCAGATTTATCATGTCAGCATAGCTGGTTCCCATGCCGTCACCATCCGTCCGGAGCTGTTTGACCAGATGATGTATCATCCTTTGACGGAACAATCTGTAAATCAGTTCAAAAAGGATGCTGAATCATGTTATGATATCTTTCCACAGAAGCGGGTAATTTTATAA
- a CDS encoding SIS domain-containing protein has protein sequence MKKEALLQAKAVYEIESECIREMRAVFDEEPFAKAVDVLAKAARIGTTGCGHSGIMCQHLAHLLCCIERPSRFISPAEAVHGALGFLQKGDVMLFASRGGKTKELLPIMDICKAKGVTRIVVTENLESPMARNADIVLKQYVNRETDRYNSQGTTSSTALCVIFHMLQTALIEETGYKNEQFALIHPGGAVGERLNQKKEESRQG, from the coding sequence ATGAAAAAAGAGGCTTTACTTCAGGCAAAGGCCGTATATGAAATCGAATCGGAGTGCATTCGGGAGATGCGGGCTGTTTTTGATGAAGAGCCGTTCGCCAAAGCGGTGGATGTATTGGCAAAGGCGGCACGGATCGGAACAACCGGCTGCGGGCATTCCGGCATCATGTGCCAACATCTGGCCCATTTATTATGCTGCATCGAGCGGCCTTCCCGGTTTATCTCACCGGCTGAGGCGGTGCACGGGGCTTTGGGATTTTTACAGAAAGGCGATGTCATGCTCTTTGCCTCCCGCGGAGGGAAGACAAAGGAATTGCTTCCGATCATGGATATATGTAAGGCAAAGGGCGTTACAAGAATAGTGGTAACGGAGAACCTGGAATCACCGATGGCCCGGAATGCTGACATCGTTTTAAAGCAGTACGTGAACCGTGAAACCGATCGATATAACTCCCAGGGCACGACATCTTCCACAGCGCTGTGCGTAATCTTTCATATGCTTCAGACGGCGCTGATCGAAGAAACCGGATACAAAAACGAACAATTTGCCCTGATCCATCCGGGCGGGGCTGTTGGAGAACGATTAAATCAAAAGAAAGAGGAAAGCCGGCAAGGATGA
- a CDS encoding TatD family hydrolase, whose product MRYDYFHYTERDRRFYEEHLKDRMPREFIDAHTHINLPEHIADVPGERIRDDWALQSGMHMTAEDAAYYYDTLFPDQKWSLTAFPFPIREVHMEANNDYVSRCADTGKIAYGLMCIKPEYSVEYLERELTEKNFSGVKPYPDMVSGKKGADIGIFQFMPHSQLALVEKLRLPVVMHLPRAGRMPDDANIRELKEIRRKYPDLNMVLAHFGRCFTPYFFEQAIRKMGGDIHGFYFDTAAVLNPEVHRMALQFLSPKRILFGTDEPIFLWHGRRKWTETSYINLARENFMWNRNHHESGETESGYTFYVYEQIHNMLSEMEKAHLTRQDKEDIFRNNAREVFGRVPR is encoded by the coding sequence ATGCGATACGATTATTTTCACTATACGGAGCGGGACCGAAGATTCTACGAGGAGCATCTGAAGGATAGAATGCCCCGGGAATTTATCGATGCCCATACCCATATCAATTTGCCGGAGCATATTGCCGATGTACCCGGGGAACGTATTCGGGACGACTGGGCACTGCAAAGCGGCATGCATATGACGGCGGAAGATGCGGCGTATTATTATGATACGCTTTTCCCGGATCAGAAATGGAGCCTGACCGCTTTCCCCTTTCCGATCCGCGAGGTGCATATGGAGGCCAATAACGACTATGTTTCCCGCTGCGCGGACACGGGTAAAATCGCATACGGTCTGATGTGCATCAAGCCCGAATATTCCGTCGAATACCTGGAGCGGGAATTGACGGAAAAGAATTTTTCCGGGGTAAAGCCTTATCCGGACATGGTTTCCGGGAAGAAGGGGGCGGATATCGGCATTTTTCAGTTTATGCCCCATTCTCAGCTGGCACTGGTAGAAAAGCTGCGCCTGCCCGTTGTGATGCATCTGCCCCGGGCAGGCAGAATGCCGGATGACGCCAACATCCGGGAACTGAAGGAAATCCGCCGGAAATATCCGGATCTGAACATGGTGCTTGCCCATTTTGGCCGGTGCTTCACGCCATATTTCTTTGAACAAGCCATTCGGAAAATGGGCGGGGATATCCACGGATTTTATTTTGACACCGCGGCGGTATTGAATCCGGAAGTGCATCGGATGGCTCTGCAATTCTTAAGTCCGAAGCGCATCCTGTTCGGGACGGACGAGCCCATCTTTTTATGGCATGGGCGCAGAAAATGGACGGAGACTTCCTATATCAACCTCGCCAGGGAAAATTTTATGTGGAACAGGAATCATCATGAATCCGGAGAAACGGAGTCGGGATATACCTTTTATGTCTATGAGCAGATCCATAATATGCTCAGTGAGATGGAAAAAGCGCACTTAACCCGGCAGGATAAGGAAGATATCTTCCGGAACAACGCAAGAGAGGTTTTCGGCCGAGTGCCACGGTAA
- a CDS encoding YjbQ family protein, translated as MEFKVYQKELELQSRGWIPTFHDVSREVMEIVKASGIKNGTCCIASHHTTCSVMIQECSHDIDSFDLEYLQHDLLDIMRKLIPDFTEEHQYRHPGPIHAQFGRYVNEPGDYTSMNTDGHLRSAFFGRSETLTIKDGELDGGEFAHIYFVDWDQVRARHRQLNITVMGTTEEVEDRRWNNGEVVNTSRKYTEEEKTYMEQFDLQQRK; from the coding sequence ATGGAATTTAAAGTGTACCAAAAAGAGCTCGAACTCCAGTCCAGAGGATGGATTCCCACTTTTCACGACGTTTCCAGAGAAGTGATGGAGATCGTAAAAGCTTCCGGTATAAAGAATGGCACCTGCTGTATTGCATCCCATCATACTACCTGCAGTGTGATGATACAGGAATGTTCCCATGATATCGATTCTTTTGATCTGGAATATCTGCAGCATGATCTTCTGGATATTATGCGTAAGCTGATCCCTGATTTCACTGAAGAACATCAATATCGTCATCCCGGTCCCATTCATGCACAGTTTGGCCGATATGTCAACGAACCCGGCGACTATACCAGCATGAACACGGACGGACATTTGCGCAGCGCATTCTTCGGCCGCAGCGAAACCTTAACCATCAAGGACGGGGAATTGGACGGCGGAGAATTCGCCCATATTTATTTTGTGGATTGGGATCAGGTCCGCGCCCGTCATAGGCAGCTGAATATCACCGTTATGGGTACAACGGAAGAGGTGGAAGACCGCAGGTGGAATAACGGGGAAGTGGTCAATACTTCGCGCAAATACACGGAAGAAGAAAAAACTTATATGGAACAATTTGATTTGCAGCAGCGAAAGTAG
- a CDS encoding ABC transporter permease subunit yields MANGNLAASGRATGQRTLSHTLQRDFKLNKYKYLIILPVLVYLVLFAYKPMYGIIIAFKDYRPALGIGASKWVGWKHFRNFFNDIYFGRLIKNTFSISGLSILFGFPAPILLALFLNEIRVNWFKRGIQTITYMPYFISMVVVCSLVRTYVQYDGLVSQLAVAFGGKARNFLMSSKYFYPIYIISDIWKNIGWNSIIYLAALTSIDQEQYEAARIDGAGRLKQMVHITVPGILPTIVILFILRMGSILSVGHEKILLLYNEGIYDVADVLSTYTYRKGILNAAYSYSTAVGLFNSLVNVAFLLLSNFISRKTTELSLF; encoded by the coding sequence GTGGCAAATGGAAATTTGGCGGCATCCGGCCGGGCAACCGGGCAGAGAACTCTGAGTCATACACTGCAGCGGGATTTTAAGCTCAATAAGTATAAGTATCTGATCATACTGCCGGTTCTTGTTTATCTGGTTTTATTTGCCTATAAGCCCATGTACGGCATAATCATCGCATTTAAGGATTATCGCCCAGCTTTGGGAATAGGGGCAAGTAAATGGGTGGGATGGAAACATTTCAGGAATTTTTTTAATGACATTTATTTCGGGAGACTGATAAAGAATACTTTTTCCATCAGCGGGCTGAGTATTTTATTTGGATTCCCTGCTCCGATTCTCCTTGCCCTTTTCTTGAATGAAATCCGGGTAAACTGGTTCAAGCGCGGTATCCAAACCATTACCTATATGCCATACTTTATATCCATGGTAGTGGTGTGTTCGCTGGTGAGAACCTATGTGCAGTATGACGGACTGGTTTCCCAGCTGGCAGTGGCATTTGGCGGAAAGGCCCGGAATTTTCTGATGTCCAGCAAGTATTTTTATCCCATCTATATTATTTCGGATATCTGGAAGAACATTGGGTGGAACTCCATTATTTATCTGGCGGCTCTGACCAGTATTGACCAGGAACAATATGAGGCGGCAAGAATAGACGGAGCAGGACGGTTGAAACAGATGGTTCATATTACCGTACCCGGTATTCTGCCCACCATCGTCATTCTGTTTATTCTTCGCATGGGCAGTATTTTAAGCGTAGGTCATGAAAAAATCCTGCTTCTTTATAATGAGGGAATTTACGATGTGGCGGATGTTCTATCGACTTATACCTATCGCAAGGGTATTTTGAATGCGGCCTATAGCTATAGTACGGCGGTGGGGCTGTTCAATTCATTGGTCAATGTGGCATTCCTGCTCCTGTCCAATTTTATCAGCAGGAAAACGACCGAACTGAGTTTGTTTTAG
- a CDS encoding triose-phosphate isomerase, producing MKPVIRTPYFEIGTKNYIYGDTVLEYAKAADAAAEKYDIDVLFTTPSTEIRMVAENTKHVILLAPYMDTLRPGRGMADILPEGLKAAGARGVVVNHCEKPMALPAVRATMDRARELDFLVFACADSIAEARAIAQLHPDIINPEPTELIGGAGSGVSDMGYVRESIRSIKAIYPDILVEQAAGITNGQQVYDFIMAGSEAAGAASGIMQAKDPIAMIDEMIGAVRRAADDLKRQDR from the coding sequence ATGAAACCTGTAATCCGAACACCTTATTTTGAGATTGGAACCAAAAATTATATTTATGGCGATACGGTTCTGGAGTATGCAAAAGCGGCCGACGCCGCCGCGGAAAAGTATGATATCGATGTATTGTTTACTACACCTTCCACAGAAATCCGCATGGTGGCGGAGAACACGAAACATGTGATCCTCCTGGCCCCCTATATGGATACGCTCCGTCCGGGACGCGGCATGGCGGATATTTTGCCGGAGGGGCTGAAGGCCGCCGGCGCCAGGGGAGTTGTGGTCAATCACTGCGAAAAGCCCATGGCCTTGCCTGCGGTCAGGGCAACCATGGACCGGGCCAGAGAACTGGATTTCCTGGTTTTTGCCTGCGCGGATTCCATTGCCGAGGCCAGGGCCATCGCACAGCTGCATCCGGATATCATCAATCCGGAGCCGACGGAGCTGATCGGCGGCGCCGGCAGCGGCGTCAGCGATATGGGCTATGTCCGGGAATCCATCCGATCCATCAAGGCCATCTACCCGGATATTCTGGTGGAACAGGCAGCAGGTATCACCAACGGGCAGCAGGTATATGATTTTATCATGGCCGGTTCCGAAGCTGCCGGAGCAGCATCGGGCATTATGCAGGCAAAGGACCCCATCGCCATGATCGACGAGATGATCGGGGCAGTCCGAAGGGCTGCGGATGACCTGAAAAGACAGGACAGATAG